A stretch of the Streptomyces sp. NBC_00078 genome encodes the following:
- a CDS encoding LacI family DNA-binding transcriptional regulator, producing MAEGAGVSAMTVSNVMNGKPGASEDTRRRVLEVAGRLGYRPNVAARNLKAGRSGLVGLIALDLTSQYGLEILRGVADELASAEQELLVNASYHDAVREKDRVEFLGGGLVDGMLMIAPVLEDETVALLRRQTVPCVIIDPRRMDVPLPRLSVDNYHGMRLGTQHLIDLGHARIAYLRGLDELESTSIRFQGFQDAMRLAGLDVDERLVASCDFSYASGFRAAMRLIDDHQPTAIVAGADLLALGAVDAARARGLSVPADFSVVGFDDLPQAAQSFPGLTTVRQPLHDMGQKAARALLSLIDGQRLLMEHMEVGTELVVRNSTAPPAAARPDPAMPHRLAANQAGREGGAQKASANG from the coding sequence GTGGCTGAGGGGGCCGGCGTCTCCGCGATGACGGTGTCCAACGTCATGAACGGCAAGCCGGGGGCCTCCGAGGACACCCGGCGCCGCGTCCTGGAGGTGGCCGGCCGGCTCGGATACCGGCCGAATGTCGCGGCTCGCAACCTCAAGGCCGGACGCAGCGGGCTCGTCGGACTGATTGCGCTGGACCTGACCAGCCAGTACGGGCTGGAGATCCTGCGCGGCGTCGCTGACGAGCTGGCCAGTGCCGAGCAGGAGCTGCTCGTCAACGCCTCCTACCACGACGCGGTGCGGGAGAAGGACCGGGTCGAGTTCCTGGGAGGTGGCCTCGTCGACGGGATGCTCATGATCGCGCCGGTCCTGGAGGACGAGACGGTCGCGCTGCTGCGCCGGCAGACCGTGCCCTGCGTCATCATCGACCCGCGGCGCATGGACGTACCGCTGCCCCGTCTCAGCGTCGACAACTACCACGGCATGCGCCTGGGCACCCAGCACCTGATCGACCTGGGGCACGCCCGGATCGCCTACCTCCGCGGCCTGGACGAACTCGAGAGCACGTCCATCCGCTTCCAGGGCTTTCAGGACGCGATGCGGCTCGCCGGGCTGGACGTCGACGAACGGCTCGTCGCCTCGTGCGACTTCTCCTATGCCAGCGGCTTCCGCGCCGCCATGCGCCTGATCGACGATCACCAGCCGACGGCGATCGTCGCCGGCGCCGATCTGCTGGCGCTCGGCGCCGTCGACGCCGCACGGGCGCGCGGCCTCAGCGTGCCCGCCGACTTCTCGGTCGTCGGCTTCGACGACCTCCCGCAGGCGGCGCAGAGCTTCCCCGGCCTGACCACCGTGCGTCAGCCGCTGCACGACATGGGACAGAAGGCGGCCCGCGCGCTGCTGTCCCTCATCGACGGGCAGAGGCTACTCATGGAGCACATGGAGGTGGGCACCGAACTCGTGGTGCGCAACTCCACCGCCCCCCCGGCGGCGGCACGGCCTGACCCTGCGATGCCGCACCGGCTCGCCGCGAACCAGGCAGGGCGTGAGGGCGGCGCCCAAAAGGCGTCCGCGAACGGGTGA
- a CDS encoding glycoside hydrolase family 43 protein, which yields MYVVSYFTSADEALHLAYSHDGEEFRTVNGGRPVLRGTVGTGRLRDPFIGVGPDGLFHLLATDGWTSPSIVHATSTDLRTWSEQRLIPVMAGVQGAHNAWAPEFFLDRATGLYHLIWSSVVEAGSTAEGRNFEYVSQDHRIWHCTTEDFRTFSAPAVFFDPGHSVIDATVHELAEGGFLMAFKDERGTNDPATAHKDINVTTFDTPGGPYSAPTGPVTPSLVEGPCLFRRGDEWVMIFDHFLEGRYGAVRSKDGVDWEPVPFAPPPGMRHASVLATSLPTSLSAT from the coding sequence ATGTACGTGGTCTCCTACTTCACCAGCGCCGACGAGGCCCTGCATCTGGCCTACAGCCACGACGGCGAGGAGTTCAGGACGGTGAACGGCGGCCGGCCCGTTCTGCGGGGCACGGTCGGCACCGGCCGGCTGCGGGACCCGTTCATCGGGGTGGGCCCCGACGGCCTGTTCCATCTGCTGGCCACCGACGGCTGGACGAGCCCCTCCATCGTCCACGCCACCTCGACGGACCTCCGCACCTGGTCGGAGCAGCGACTCATCCCGGTCATGGCCGGTGTGCAGGGGGCTCACAACGCCTGGGCTCCGGAGTTCTTCCTGGACCGCGCGACGGGGCTGTACCACCTCATCTGGTCGTCGGTCGTCGAGGCGGGCAGCACGGCCGAGGGCCGCAACTTCGAGTACGTCAGCCAGGACCACCGCATCTGGCACTGCACCACCGAGGACTTCAGGACGTTCTCGGCCCCGGCGGTCTTCTTCGACCCGGGTCACTCGGTCATCGACGCCACCGTGCACGAGCTGGCCGAGGGCGGATTCCTCATGGCCTTCAAGGACGAACGCGGCACCAACGACCCCGCCACCGCCCACAAGGACATCAATGTGACCACGTTCGACACCCCCGGCGGTCCGTACTCCGCCCCCACGGGGCCGGTCACCCCCTCACTCGTGGAAGGACCGTGTCTCTTCCGCCGAGGAGACGAGTGGGTCATGATCTTCGACCATTTCCTGGAGGGGAGGTACGGGGCGGTCCGCAGCAAGGACGGCGTGGACTGGGAGCCCGTCCCCTTCGCGCCACCGCCTGGCATGCGCCACGCCTCCGTCCTCGCCACATCCCTCCCGACATCACTGTCAGCGACCTGA
- a CDS encoding acetylxylan esterase, producing MPLTDQPYEDLVDYRPELTAPEDFDAFWQQTLAEARTHSGAPTVTPVPDSLLTTIDVFDVRFPGWNGEPVAAWLLLPKGGDEPLPTIVRYIGYSGGRGLPTDHLLPPSAGYAHLVVDSRGQGHDTPDRGEGSGTQWVQGFMTRGIEDPRHHYYRRLITDCVRAVDAATQLPRVDPERIIVAGGSQGGGLSLAVAGLASELVAATMPDVPFLCHYRRAADISGEGPYVEIAGYLRHHSREKVETAFATLAYFDGVHFATRATVPALFSVGLMDPICPPSTVYAAYNRYAGEDRAISVWHFADHGGGYGSSARVQLEWLRERGLAPKSG from the coding sequence ATGCCACTGACCGACCAGCCCTACGAGGACCTCGTCGACTACCGCCCAGAGCTCACCGCGCCTGAGGACTTCGACGCCTTCTGGCAGCAGACCCTCGCGGAGGCGCGCACCCACTCGGGCGCCCCGACGGTCACGCCGGTGCCCGACTCGCTGCTCACCACCATCGACGTCTTCGACGTCCGGTTCCCGGGCTGGAACGGCGAACCGGTAGCCGCATGGCTGCTGCTGCCCAAGGGCGGGGACGAGCCGCTGCCGACGATCGTGCGGTACATCGGCTACAGCGGCGGCAGGGGCCTGCCTACCGACCACCTGCTGCCGCCGAGCGCCGGCTACGCCCACCTGGTCGTGGACAGCCGGGGACAGGGCCACGACACGCCCGACCGTGGCGAGGGCTCCGGCACCCAGTGGGTGCAGGGCTTCATGACCCGCGGCATCGAGGACCCGCGCCACCACTACTACCGCCGCCTGATCACGGACTGCGTCCGTGCCGTGGACGCCGCCACGCAGCTTCCCCGGGTGGACCCGGAGCGGATCATCGTGGCCGGCGGCAGCCAGGGCGGCGGCCTCTCCCTCGCCGTCGCGGGTCTGGCATCCGAGCTGGTCGCGGCGACCATGCCGGACGTGCCGTTCCTCTGCCACTACCGTCGCGCGGCGGACATCTCCGGTGAGGGGCCCTACGTCGAGATCGCCGGCTACCTGCGCCACCACAGCCGGGAGAAGGTGGAGACGGCCTTCGCCACGCTGGCCTACTTCGACGGGGTGCACTTCGCCACCCGCGCCACCGTCCCCGCGCTCTTCAGCGTGGGCCTGATGGACCCGATCTGCCCACCCTCCACCGTGTACGCGGCCTACAACCGCTACGCGGGCGAGGACCGTGCCATCAGCGTCTGGCACTTCGCCGACCACGGCGGCGGCTACGGCTCCTCAGCGCGGGTGCAGTTGGAGTGGCTGCGCGAGCGGGGTCTCGCACCCAAGTCGGGCTGA
- a CDS encoding NAD(P)-dependent oxidoreductase, translating to MPTVVITGAGGFIGRHVVREAERRGLTLRLTAHRSQVRTSGAPGTTIVPADLTDPDSLHGLCDGADALLHCASQIGGPDALCEAVNARGTAALVTEARRAGVARIVQLSTAAVYGRGTFARARPQDLDRAPVSATSRTRATGEDAVLAAGGTVVRPHLVYGEGDTRVAPALARLLRNLPGTVEGWRARVSLIAAEDLARALVAAALAPGDRLTAPVYHACHPEAVPWHTVLSAVGEAASIPWPERDLTLDEAYEWLRAQGGSRHDLDMLVTDHWFDGDPLWHDLDCAPGAFSERFAQHGSWYRRTLTPAATAV from the coding sequence ATGCCCACCGTGGTGATCACCGGCGCCGGCGGTTTCATCGGCCGCCATGTCGTTCGCGAGGCCGAACGCCGGGGCCTCACCCTGCGGCTGACGGCCCATCGCAGCCAGGTGCGCACGAGCGGCGCGCCGGGCACGACGATCGTCCCCGCCGACCTGACCGACCCCGACTCGCTGCACGGTCTGTGCGACGGCGCCGACGCCCTGCTGCACTGCGCCTCGCAGATCGGCGGCCCGGACGCGCTGTGCGAGGCGGTCAACGCCCGCGGTACGGCCGCGCTCGTGACCGAGGCCCGCCGGGCCGGCGTCGCCCGCATCGTCCAGCTCAGCACCGCCGCCGTATACGGACGGGGCACCTTCGCACGGGCCCGGCCACAGGACCTGGACCGCGCGCCGGTCTCGGCCACCTCGCGGACCCGGGCCACCGGCGAGGACGCCGTACTGGCCGCCGGCGGCACGGTGGTACGCCCCCACCTCGTCTACGGCGAGGGCGACACCCGGGTGGCACCCGCGCTGGCCCGGCTGCTGCGCAATCTGCCCGGCACGGTGGAGGGCTGGCGCGCACGGGTGTCGCTGATCGCCGCCGAGGACCTGGCCCGGGCCCTCGTCGCCGCCGCCCTGGCACCCGGCGACCGGCTCACCGCTCCCGTCTACCACGCCTGTCACCCCGAAGCCGTGCCCTGGCACACCGTCCTGAGCGCGGTCGGCGAGGCCGCTTCCATTCCCTGGCCGGAGCGGGACCTGACCCTCGACGAGGCGTACGAGTGGCTGCGGGCACAGGGAGGTTCGCGGCACGACCTGGACATGCTGGTCACCGACCACTGGTTCGACGGCGACCCGCTGTGGCACGACCTCGACTGCGCACCGGGCGCCTTCAGCGAACGCTTCGCCCAGCACGGGAGCTGGTACCGCCGGACGCTGACCCCGGCAGCAACCGCCGTATAG
- a CDS encoding alpha-L-fucosidase, whose protein sequence is MNEFPLSGRLVPEWFTDAKFGIFIHWGAYSVPAWAEPIGALGDVDPDVWFKHNPYAEWYWSTIQIEGSPAQEHHRTMHGGRPYDEFLDAWKAELFDPADWVELFARAGARYVVPTTKHHDGIALWDAPGTGTRNTVHRGPRRDLIADLADAVRARDLRFGVYYSGGIDWYAGRRDPVLHEDRMDDGRPHEAAYAAYAHRQVLDLIERYHPAVLWNDMGWPRAGRAELPALFSHYYATVPEGVVNDRWDSAHADYLTSEYELDRANEGAACWENTRGIGFSFGYNQVEGPEHMLDPAGAVRLLVDVVSRGGNLLLNVGPKADGTLPQEQRAALEGMASWMACHSEAVHATRPLEPGSADPQDGGPWVRWTRDERHVYAFVADVPDGTDGHIVLKARPGLLDPDTAERLDGQPVKAESGPEGVHVTSGGLDTPLPTAIRFAAR, encoded by the coding sequence ATGAACGAGTTCCCTCTGAGCGGTCGGCTGGTCCCTGAGTGGTTCACCGACGCCAAATTCGGCATCTTCATCCACTGGGGCGCGTACTCGGTGCCGGCCTGGGCCGAGCCCATCGGCGCACTCGGCGACGTCGACCCCGATGTGTGGTTCAAGCACAACCCGTACGCCGAGTGGTACTGGAGCACCATCCAGATCGAGGGCAGCCCCGCCCAGGAACACCATCGCACCATGCACGGCGGGCGCCCCTACGACGAGTTCCTCGACGCCTGGAAGGCCGAGCTCTTCGACCCCGCGGACTGGGTGGAGCTGTTCGCCCGGGCGGGTGCGCGCTACGTCGTCCCCACGACCAAGCACCACGACGGGATAGCCCTGTGGGACGCCCCGGGCACCGGCACCCGCAACACCGTCCACCGCGGTCCACGCCGCGACCTGATCGCCGACCTCGCCGACGCCGTCCGGGCCCGCGACCTGCGGTTCGGCGTGTACTACTCCGGCGGCATCGACTGGTACGCCGGACGCCGGGACCCCGTTCTCCACGAAGACCGGATGGACGATGGGAGGCCCCATGAGGCCGCCTACGCCGCCTACGCGCACCGGCAGGTCCTCGACCTGATCGAGCGGTATCACCCCGCGGTGCTGTGGAACGACATGGGCTGGCCCCGAGCGGGCCGGGCCGAACTGCCGGCGTTGTTCTCGCACTACTACGCCACCGTGCCGGAAGGCGTGGTGAACGACCGCTGGGACAGCGCCCACGCCGACTACCTCACCAGCGAGTACGAGCTGGACCGGGCCAACGAGGGGGCAGCCTGCTGGGAGAACACCCGGGGAATCGGATTCTCCTTCGGCTACAACCAAGTGGAAGGCCCCGAGCACATGCTGGATCCGGCAGGCGCCGTCCGCCTGCTGGTCGACGTCGTCTCACGCGGCGGGAACCTACTGCTCAACGTCGGTCCGAAGGCCGACGGCACCCTCCCGCAGGAGCAACGCGCCGCTCTGGAGGGCATGGCGTCATGGATGGCCTGCCACTCCGAGGCCGTGCACGCCACCAGGCCACTGGAACCAGGTTCCGCCGACCCGCAGGACGGCGGCCCCTGGGTGCGTTGGACCCGCGACGAGCGCCACGTCTACGCCTTCGTGGCCGACGTTCCTGACGGGACCGACGGGCATATCGTGCTGAAGGCGCGTCCCGGCCTGCTGGATCCGGATACGGCAGAACGCCTGGACGGCCAACCCGTCAAGGCCGAATCGGGACCGGAGGGCGTCCACGTCACGTCCGGCGGTCTCGACACGCCGCTGCCCACCGCGATCCGCTTCGCCGCACGGTGA
- a CDS encoding ABC transporter substrate-binding protein, producing the protein MKRSGRSLAVATTVAALAMSLAACGGGSSGASGDGTVTLHVEAWKGGGAEPANVAEINKAFEKTHPKIKVDFEYITAGDTYTQKLQTELLGGKAGDVIMADTDKMGKWGASGYLADLSKEAWASRIAPDAKQFTQADGKTLAMPMELIGIGMYANMDLLKKAGITEVPADWPTFLKDLAKVKKAGINPIALPDKSGWTGESVFQASGSTLVYQKNKQWDADFLGGKTGFDPDWKAPLQQLKTLEDKGYVNWKNELGVDDWSQGPQDFSAGKSAFWYQGAWQVSNVKKAGFPVSFAPWPGGAAGTKPNGMVFSGTMWAVNSQSQQADAAREYVKFWSQSENLAKYLEAEHAESPFTGGTTPESPETTAFTTAFKEGRYRIMPSNTWYGSAAETATGSKIQAYLLGKASAAQTLKDIQAGASAK; encoded by the coding sequence ATGAAGCGTTCCGGGAGATCTCTCGCGGTCGCCACCACGGTCGCCGCCCTGGCGATGTCGCTGGCCGCGTGCGGGGGCGGGTCGTCCGGTGCCTCCGGTGACGGCACGGTGACCCTCCATGTTGAGGCGTGGAAGGGCGGCGGCGCGGAGCCGGCGAACGTCGCGGAGATCAACAAGGCGTTCGAGAAGACCCACCCGAAGATCAAGGTCGACTTCGAGTACATCACGGCCGGCGACACCTACACGCAGAAGCTCCAGACCGAACTCCTGGGCGGCAAAGCCGGCGACGTCATCATGGCCGACACGGACAAGATGGGGAAGTGGGGTGCCTCCGGCTACCTCGCCGACCTGTCCAAGGAGGCCTGGGCGAGCCGCATAGCCCCGGACGCCAAGCAGTTCACGCAGGCGGACGGCAAGACGCTCGCCATGCCGATGGAGCTGATCGGCATCGGCATGTACGCCAACATGGACCTGCTGAAGAAGGCCGGCATCACCGAAGTGCCCGCCGACTGGCCGACGTTCCTGAAGGACCTCGCCAAGGTCAAGAAGGCCGGCATCAACCCCATCGCACTGCCCGACAAGTCCGGCTGGACCGGCGAGTCCGTCTTCCAGGCGAGCGGCTCGACCCTCGTCTACCAGAAGAACAAGCAGTGGGACGCCGACTTCCTCGGCGGCAAGACCGGCTTCGACCCGGACTGGAAGGCGCCCCTGCAGCAGTTGAAGACCCTTGAGGACAAGGGGTACGTCAACTGGAAGAACGAACTCGGCGTCGACGACTGGTCCCAGGGCCCGCAGGACTTCAGCGCCGGCAAGAGCGCCTTCTGGTACCAGGGCGCGTGGCAGGTCTCCAACGTCAAGAAGGCCGGCTTCCCGGTCTCCTTCGCACCGTGGCCGGGCGGCGCCGCCGGCACCAAGCCCAACGGCATGGTCTTCTCCGGCACGATGTGGGCGGTCAACTCCCAGTCCCAGCAGGCCGACGCGGCACGCGAGTACGTGAAGTTCTGGTCGCAGAGCGAGAACCTGGCCAAGTATCTCGAGGCCGAGCACGCGGAGTCGCCGTTCACCGGTGGCACGACCCCGGAGAGCCCCGAGACGACGGCCTTCACCACGGCCTTCAAGGAAGGCCGTTACCGGATCATGCCGTCCAACACCTGGTACGGAAGCGCGGCCGAGACCGCGACCGGCTCCAAGATCCAGGCGTACCTGCTGGGCAAGGCGTCCGCCGCGCAGACCCTGAAGGACATCCAGGCCGGGGCGTCCGCCAAGTAA
- a CDS encoding carbohydrate ABC transporter permease, producing the protein MFHRRRATMAAFLLPAITVYGVFMLYPLARGIYLSMTDSLGGPIAHFVGTDNYRAMADDPKVTAALWHTVLYAAVVVVVQNGLGLLFASMLFRRPRVRKVLNVVLLTPTLISPVMAAFIWSYLLAPSGGINVLLDLVGLHGLTHVWLGDTSTALYAVAAVNIWMFTGYSCAIFLASYMSMPAELLEAAALDGARGWRRFVSIEWPLLAPALTVNVTLSLIGSLKVFEFPLVLTNGGPADATDTLTLLVYRNVFGGGKFAYGVALSVVLLVTVVVLSSATSSLLRLRERRI; encoded by the coding sequence GTGTTTCACCGACGGCGCGCCACCATGGCCGCCTTCCTGCTCCCGGCGATCACCGTGTACGGCGTGTTCATGCTCTACCCGCTGGCCCGCGGGATCTATCTGAGCATGACCGACAGCCTCGGCGGCCCGATCGCGCACTTCGTCGGCACGGACAACTACCGTGCCATGGCCGACGACCCGAAGGTCACCGCGGCCCTATGGCACACCGTGCTGTACGCGGCGGTGGTCGTGGTCGTGCAGAACGGCCTCGGGCTGCTCTTCGCGAGCATGTTGTTCCGCCGTCCCCGGGTCCGCAAGGTGCTCAACGTCGTGCTGCTCACGCCGACGCTGATCTCGCCGGTGATGGCCGCCTTCATCTGGTCGTACCTGCTCGCCCCGAGCGGCGGCATCAACGTGCTCCTCGACCTGGTGGGCCTGCACGGCCTCACCCATGTGTGGCTCGGCGACACCTCCACCGCGCTGTACGCGGTGGCCGCCGTCAACATCTGGATGTTCACCGGCTACTCCTGCGCGATCTTCCTCGCCAGCTATATGAGCATGCCGGCCGAACTGCTGGAGGCGGCCGCCCTGGACGGCGCGCGCGGCTGGCGCCGCTTCGTCAGCATCGAGTGGCCGCTGCTCGCTCCCGCGCTCACCGTCAACGTGACGCTCAGCCTCATCGGCTCGCTGAAGGTCTTCGAGTTCCCGCTCGTGCTGACCAACGGCGGCCCGGCCGACGCCACGGACACGCTGACCCTGCTCGTGTACCGCAACGTCTTCGGCGGCGGGAAGTTCGCCTACGGCGTCGCGCTGTCAGTCGTGCTCCTGGTGACCGTGGTCGTCCTCTCCAGCGCCACCTCCTCCCTGCTCCGCCTCCGCGAGCGACGTATCTGA
- a CDS encoding carbohydrate ABC transporter permease encodes MTSNISAPPTGPRPPAHARRSSDRPSPRPRRTPSGTPRITLRRLTGGLGTVLLCLGTVLFVLPFVFTVVTSLRTAADVARSPLGIPHSLTLKNFTNAFSQIHYGPSTLNTLLITGLSCAAITIIGSLAAYPLARITQHWSTTVYRLFILGTSVPVFVVVAPLYLLMRDLNLLDTYAGVVFIYTALNLPVAVFFYTSFIRSIPGDLEEAAALDGCGALRTFFTIILPLLRPVTSTLLTFISLQIWNDLLVPLVFLQDPGKRTVMVNAYSFIDPHTVQPTTLFPAALLGVLPLLVIFVFLQRQVVAGMSAGAVKS; translated from the coding sequence ATGACTTCCAACATCTCCGCGCCCCCGACCGGACCCCGGCCCCCCGCGCACGCCCGCAGGAGCTCGGACCGGCCCTCACCCCGCCCCCGTAGGACACCTTCCGGAACGCCGCGCATCACGCTGCGCCGCCTGACCGGCGGCCTCGGCACCGTCCTGCTGTGCCTGGGCACCGTCCTGTTCGTCCTGCCGTTCGTCTTCACGGTCGTCACCTCGCTGCGCACCGCGGCGGACGTGGCCCGCTCCCCGCTCGGCATCCCGCACTCGCTGACCCTGAAGAACTTCACGAACGCCTTCAGCCAGATCCACTACGGCCCCAGCACCCTCAACACCCTGCTCATCACCGGACTGTCATGCGCGGCCATCACCATCATCGGCTCGCTCGCCGCCTATCCGCTGGCCCGGATCACCCAGCACTGGTCCACCACCGTGTACCGGCTGTTCATCCTCGGTACGTCCGTTCCGGTGTTCGTCGTCGTAGCGCCGCTGTACCTGCTGATGCGCGACCTCAACCTGCTGGACACCTACGCGGGCGTGGTGTTCATCTACACGGCCCTGAACCTCCCGGTCGCGGTGTTCTTCTACACCAGCTTCATCCGCTCGATCCCGGGCGACCTGGAGGAGGCGGCCGCGCTCGACGGCTGCGGCGCCCTGCGCACGTTCTTCACGATCATCCTGCCGCTGCTCCGGCCGGTCACCAGCACCCTGCTGACGTTCATCTCCCTGCAGATCTGGAACGACCTGCTCGTTCCGCTGGTGTTCCTGCAGGACCCCGGCAAGCGGACGGTCATGGTGAACGCCTACTCCTTCATCGACCCGCACACCGTGCAGCCGACCACCCTGTTCCCGGCCGCCCTGCTCGGAGTGCTGCCGCTGCTGGTCATCTTCGTCTTCTTGCAGCGCCAGGTGGTCGCCGGCATGTCCGCCGGCGCGGTCAAGTCGTGA
- a CDS encoding carbohydrate binding domain-containing protein — protein sequence MKRRRANRPIHRASRVLTLLAILAGVLVLPAQAAMAAGTTYYVNCSAASNGNGTQASPWNSVTSVNNTSFGAGDSILFAAGTTCTGQLTPHGSGTSGSPVTMGAYGTGAKPVINANGATGPVIHLLNQQYWEIGGLELTNPAASPDYRSGVLAENSSGGILHHIRVHDMYIHNISGWSAGWYSTNAGVGVQTDHTTPVSTFDDVVVENNTFDHVDRIAVAVTPDGNGQGTGLTTRTVIRGNTMTYDGGDDVLVVKGSGALIENNKAGHGGLKSTCPPSGQVCNRASAGIWVAGSQDSVIQGNEVYCQANFQDGQAYDVDWGNHNTTIQYNYSHQNLGGFLLVMPASSSSPSEPTATVPSDGTVVRYNVSENDGSNSGCPESGTSNHADSIIDMPGNIPNKSGSSGMAPLFYNNTFYVRDGLGTQITGGRGRTSVSGAWSFENNAVFNYGSGGYLATGAGSVYSNNLFYGRHPSSEPADAAKVVTDPEFRNPGNANTNSSYAGMDAYQVHPSSPVVRAGAVISNNGGQDAFGNPVSATAAPNIGAYNGTGGNLVANAGFETGSLSPWTLGGSGSSVVTSNAHTGTHSLQTGASGNGANQNLTGLTPNTTYLLTGWAKVANAGETLAIGVKNYGGTETFTNVATTSYSEAAVLFTTGSTNTTATLYCWKNSGGTAAGNCDDIAVERVSTPANLLTNAGFESGSLSPWTLGGSGSSVVTSNARTGTHSLQTGASGSGVEQATGGLSSSATYLLTGWAKAAGGSEQVALGVKNFGGTESFSKATGTAYAQQPIFLTTGSGNTSATVYCYKNSGTSAGYCDDYTLIKIS from the coding sequence ATGAAGCGCCGCAGAGCAAACCGCCCGATACACCGGGCATCCCGCGTCCTCACCCTGCTCGCCATCCTGGCGGGCGTCCTCGTGCTGCCCGCCCAGGCCGCCATGGCCGCAGGCACCACGTACTACGTGAACTGCTCGGCCGCCTCCAACGGCAACGGCACCCAGGCCAGCCCCTGGAACTCCGTCACCAGCGTCAACAACACCTCCTTCGGCGCGGGCGACAGCATCCTCTTCGCCGCGGGCACCACCTGCACCGGCCAGCTCACCCCCCACGGCTCGGGCACCTCCGGCAGCCCCGTCACCATGGGCGCCTACGGCACCGGCGCCAAGCCGGTCATCAACGCGAACGGCGCCACCGGCCCCGTCATCCACCTCCTCAACCAGCAGTACTGGGAGATCGGCGGCCTGGAACTCACCAACCCCGCGGCCTCCCCGGACTACCGCTCCGGCGTCCTCGCCGAGAACAGCTCCGGCGGGATCCTGCACCACATCCGGGTGCACGACATGTACATCCACAACATCAGCGGCTGGTCGGCCGGGTGGTACTCCACCAACGCCGGCGTGGGCGTCCAGACCGACCACACCACCCCCGTCTCCACCTTCGACGACGTCGTCGTCGAGAACAACACCTTCGACCACGTCGACCGCATCGCCGTCGCCGTCACCCCGGACGGGAACGGTCAGGGCACCGGCCTGACCACGCGCACGGTCATCCGCGGCAACACGATGACCTACGACGGCGGCGACGACGTCCTCGTGGTCAAGGGCAGTGGCGCCCTCATCGAGAACAACAAGGCCGGCCACGGCGGGCTGAAGAGCACCTGCCCGCCCTCGGGCCAGGTCTGCAACCGAGCGTCCGCGGGCATCTGGGTGGCAGGCAGTCAGGACAGCGTGATCCAGGGCAACGAGGTGTACTGCCAGGCCAACTTCCAGGACGGCCAGGCGTACGACGTCGACTGGGGCAACCACAACACCACGATCCAGTACAACTACAGCCACCAGAACCTCGGTGGCTTCCTGCTGGTGATGCCGGCCTCCTCCTCCAGCCCCAGCGAGCCCACCGCGACCGTGCCCAGCGACGGCACGGTGGTGCGCTACAACGTCAGCGAGAACGACGGCTCCAACTCGGGTTGCCCGGAGTCCGGCACCTCCAACCACGCCGACTCCATCATCGACATGCCCGGCAACATCCCGAACAAGAGCGGCAGCAGCGGCATGGCCCCGCTGTTCTACAACAACACGTTCTACGTCAGGGACGGCCTGGGCACGCAGATCACGGGTGGCCGCGGCAGGACCAGCGTCTCCGGGGCCTGGTCCTTCGAGAACAACGCGGTCTTCAACTACGGCTCGGGCGGCTACCTCGCCACCGGCGCAGGCTCCGTCTACTCGAACAACCTCTTCTACGGCCGGCACCCCTCCTCCGAGCCCGCGGACGCCGCGAAGGTCGTCACCGACCCCGAGTTCCGCAACCCGGGCAACGCGAACACCAACTCCTCGTACGCGGGAATGGACGCCTACCAGGTCCACCCCTCTTCCCCCGTGGTCCGGGCAGGGGCGGTCATCAGCAACAACGGCGGCCAGGACGCCTTCGGCAACCCGGTCTCCGCCACGGCCGCGCCCAACATCGGCGCCTACAACGGCACCGGCGGCAACCTCGTGGCCAACGCCGGCTTCGAGACGGGCTCGCTCAGCCCGTGGACCCTCGGCGGCAGCGGATCCTCCGTGGTCACCTCGAACGCCCACACCGGCACTCACTCCCTGCAGACCGGAGCCTCCGGCAACGGCGCCAACCAGAACCTGACCGGGCTGACCCCCAACACCACCTACCTGCTCACCGGCTGGGCCAAGGTGGCGAACGCCGGGGAGACCCTCGCCATCGGCGTCAAGAACTACGGCGGCACCGAGACCTTCACCAACGTCGCCACAACCTCGTACTCCGAGGCCGCCGTTCTGTTCACCACCGGCTCCACCAACACCACGGCCACGCTGTACTGCTGGAAGAACTCCGGCGGCACCGCTGCAGGAAACTGCGACGACATCGCGGTGGAACGCGTCTCCACCCCTGCAAACCTCCTGACGAACGCCGGCTTCGAATCCGGCTCGCTCAGCCCGTGGACCCTCGGCGGCAGCGGATCCTCCGTGGTCACCTCCAACGCCCGCACCGGCACTCACTCCCTGCAGACCGGAGCCTCCGGCAGCGGCGTGGAGCAGGCCACCGGCGGTCTGTCGTCCAGCGCCACCTACCTGCTGACCGGCTGGGCCAAGGCCGCAGGCGGCAGCGAGCAGGTCGCCCTCGGCGTGAAGAACTTCGGCGGCACCGAAAGCTTCTCGAAGGCCACCGGTACCGCCTACGCCCAGCAGCCGATCTTCCTCACCACGGGAAGCGGCAACACCTCCGCCACCGTCTACTGCTACAAGAACTCCGGCACCTCCGCCGGATACTGCGACGACTACACGCTGATCAAGATCTCCTGA